From Coleofasciculus sp. FACHB-T130, the proteins below share one genomic window:
- a CDS encoding serine/threonine-protein kinase, with translation MKGEVFGDRYQIEQQLGKRAGRRTLLARDQKTQQLVIIKLLTFGSDFEWEELKLFEREAETLKSLTHPAIPRYLDYFELNSPNYKGFALVQTYVEGKSLEEHLKGGRTFSEADIKQISTAILEILNYLHSRQPPVIHRDIKPSNILLTSRSGNNVGGVYLVDFGAVQTLVAREGGTITVVGTYGYMPPEQFGGRAVPASDIYSLGATLIYLAIGQHPADLPQTDNLQIKFEKTANLSPVLINWLKRMTHPSLNRRLASASEALQALKQEHPTADSFPLVVKKPTGSKISLTKNADFIKISIPPKGLTASTIGLCFFAIAWNSFIFVWTSSVLFAPLGFNLFMVLFSLPFWFAGVSMSWQILFALFGRSQLYSNQKQISLTWEIFGFKFHRPRPALRQDINRLVYIPKHHKKDSEGNRVDVPGKIIIEAGLRQYELNAESGGIHEAELEWLTQELSEWLEIPITRDYLPPAAR, from the coding sequence ATGAAGGGTGAAGTCTTTGGCGATCGCTACCAAATCGAACAACAGCTTGGAAAACGCGCTGGAAGACGCACACTCCTAGCGCGTGACCAAAAAACGCAACAATTAGTAATAATCAAACTATTGACTTTTGGCAGTGATTTTGAGTGGGAGGAGCTTAAGTTATTTGAACGGGAAGCGGAAACTTTAAAATCTTTGACACATCCGGCGATTCCGCGCTACCTGGATTATTTTGAGCTAAATTCACCGAACTACAAAGGATTTGCCCTCGTCCAAACCTACGTGGAAGGGAAATCTCTAGAGGAACATCTCAAAGGAGGACGAACTTTCAGCGAAGCAGATATCAAGCAAATTAGCACTGCAATTCTCGAAATTCTCAACTATTTGCATAGTCGTCAACCTCCAGTTATCCACCGAGATATTAAACCCAGCAATATTTTATTAACCAGCCGTTCTGGTAATAATGTTGGCGGAGTTTATTTAGTTGATTTTGGGGCGGTGCAGACTCTCGTCGCCAGGGAAGGCGGGACAATTACAGTTGTGGGAACTTATGGTTATATGCCGCCAGAACAATTTGGCGGACGTGCAGTTCCCGCATCCGATATTTACAGTCTAGGCGCAACTTTAATTTATCTGGCAATAGGTCAACATCCTGCTGATTTACCTCAAACAGATAACCTGCAAATTAAATTTGAAAAAACTGCCAATCTCAGTCCTGTTTTAATCAATTGGTTAAAGCGGATGACACATCCCAGCTTAAATCGACGCTTGGCTTCTGCTAGTGAAGCACTACAAGCATTAAAACAAGAACATCCAACAGCAGATAGCTTTCCTCTAGTTGTCAAGAAACCAACTGGTAGCAAAATTTCACTGACTAAAAATGCAGATTTTATTAAAATTAGTATCCCTCCGAAGGGACTTACTGCTTCTACGATAGGGTTGTGCTTTTTTGCGATCGCTTGGAATTCATTCATCTTCGTGTGGACAAGCTCTGTCCTATTTGCACCACTAGGCTTCAACTTGTTTATGGTGTTGTTTTCACTACCCTTTTGGTTTGCTGGCGTGAGTATGAGCTGGCAGATTCTCTTTGCGTTATTTGGACGATCGCAGCTTTACAGCAATCAAAAGCAAATTTCACTGACATGGGAAATATTTGGATTTAAATTCCATCGTCCTCGTCCAGCATTGAGACAGGATATTAACAGGTTGGTATACATCCCGAAACACCATAAAAAAGACTCAGAAGGAAACCGGGTTGATGTTCCAGGCAAAATCATTATTGAGGCAGGATTAAGGCAGTATGAACTTAACGCTGAGAGTGGCGGCATCCATGAAGCGGAACTCGAATGGTTAACCCAAGAACTTAGCGAATGGTTGGAAATACCCATTACAAGAGATTATCTTCCTCCAGCCGCTCGATAG
- the tatA gene encoding twin-arginine translocase TatA/TatE family subunit, whose amino-acid sequence MFGLGWPEVGVIAIAAILIFGPKKIPELGSSLGKTLRGFKDGVRGVDEEPSDENQDLK is encoded by the coding sequence ATGTTTGGTTTAGGATGGCCTGAAGTGGGAGTAATCGCGATCGCAGCGATTTTAATTTTCGGTCCCAAGAAGATTCCCGAACTGGGAAGTTCGCTGGGTAAGACTTTACGCGGCTTCAAGGACGGAGTAAGGGGCGTGGACGAGGAACCATCAGATGAAAATCAAGACCTCAAATAA
- a CDS encoding cyanophycinase, with translation MLQLEPQSLVQRMPQSTKTAIMVIGGAEDKVHGREILQTFFNRAGSTDACIAIIPSASREPAVIGDRYLTIFQEMGAKVVKVLDIREREQSYDPLMQEYIEECTGVFMTGGDQLRLCGLLGETPFMERVRYRAQLGEITLAGTSAGAAVMGHHMIAGGGSGESPNRSLVDMTLGLGILPDVIVDQHFHNRNRMARLISAISAHPDKLGIGIDEDTCALVEADGLLQVVGKGTVSIVDPGEISHTNQSLVGATDPISIFNLRLHILSYGDRYHLQQRVILLPDG, from the coding sequence ATGCTGCAGTTAGAACCTCAATCCTTAGTACAGAGGATGCCCCAATCAACGAAAACCGCCATCATGGTGATCGGCGGTGCGGAAGACAAAGTTCACGGACGAGAGATATTACAAACCTTTTTTAATCGTGCTGGCTCGACAGATGCCTGTATTGCGATTATTCCGTCAGCATCCAGAGAACCTGCGGTGATTGGCGATCGCTACCTCACCATCTTTCAAGAAATGGGTGCGAAAGTAGTGAAAGTGTTAGATATCCGCGAACGGGAGCAGAGTTACGATCCCTTGATGCAGGAGTACATTGAAGAGTGTACAGGGGTTTTCATGACTGGAGGCGATCAACTGCGACTCTGTGGACTGCTTGGCGAGACGCCATTTATGGAAAGAGTCCGATACCGCGCGCAACTGGGAGAGATTACGCTGGCAGGAACCAGTGCAGGAGCGGCGGTGATGGGACATCATATGATTGCGGGAGGCGGTAGCGGCGAGTCTCCCAATCGTTCCCTAGTCGATATGACGCTAGGGTTAGGGATTTTACCGGATGTGATCGTAGATCAACACTTTCACAATCGCAATCGCATGGCGCGTCTGATTAGTGCGATTTCGGCTCATCCAGACAAATTAGGGATTGGGATTGACGAAGATACTTGCGCCTTAGTGGAAGCGGATGGTCTTTTACAGGTAGTCGGCAAAGGCACCGTGTCTATCGTCGATCCTGGGGAGATATCTCACACGAATCAATCTTTAGTGGGAGCAACCGATCCGATTAGTATTTTCAATCTACGGTTGCATATTCTTAGTTATGGTGATCGCTACCATTTACAGCAGCGAGTCATCCTGCTACCCGATGGCTGA
- the cphA gene encoding cyanophycin synthetase: MRILKIQTLRGPNYWSIRRQKLVVMRLDLEELAEKPSNQIPGFYEGLIQVLPSLEEHFCSPGCRGGFLSRVKEGTMMGHIIEHVALELQELAGMPSGFGRTRETATPGIYQVVIEYHDEQAGRYASRAAVRLCQSIVDTGTYSAQELAQDLKDLRDFARAAALGPSTETIVKEAEARGIPWMPLSVRAMIQIGYGVYQKRMQATLSNHSSILGVELASDKEGTKKMLRQAGVPVPRGTVIHYLDELEDAIQEVGGYPIVLKPLDGNHGRGITINITDFQQAEEAYDAAKSASKTRSVIVERYYTGSDHRVLVVNGKLVAVAERVPAHVVGDGTSSIEQLIELTNSDPHRGEGHDNILTKIEVDRTTFTLLQRQGYTLETVLPAGEICYLRATANLSTGGIAVDRTDEIHPENIWLCERVAKIIGLDIAGIDVVTSDISKPLREMDGVIVEVNAAPGFRMHVCPSQGLPRNVAAPVLDMLFPPGAPTRVPIISITGTNGKTTTTRLIAHIFKQTGKTIGYTTTDGTYIGDYMVEPGDNTGPQSAQLILSDPTVEVAVLETARGGILRSGLAFSASDVGVVLNVAADHLGIGDIETIEDMAHLKSVVVESVMPEGYAVLNADDPLVAAMARRVQGQVAYFTMNPENELVREHTRRGGLAAAYENGYLSILKGDWVLRIEQAVNVPLTMGARAPFQIANALAASLAAFAEGVKIEEIRQGLNTFRASTAQTPGRMNMFEMGKYNALIDYAHNAASYEALGGFVRNWPGERIGVVGGPGDRRDEDFITLGILSANMFDRIIIKEDDDTRGRPRGEAAALISQGIQQEKPDCRYETILDETTAINTALDQAPEGSLVVILPESVTRAISLIEARRPQGENGHQPVAPSIENQNSLKASVAQTL; this comes from the coding sequence ATGAGAATTTTAAAAATCCAGACATTACGGGGTCCCAACTACTGGAGTATTCGACGGCAAAAATTGGTCGTCATGCGCCTAGATTTAGAAGAACTTGCAGAAAAGCCATCCAATCAGATTCCTGGCTTCTACGAGGGATTAATCCAGGTGCTGCCAAGTCTGGAAGAACACTTCTGTTCCCCTGGCTGTCGAGGTGGTTTCTTGAGCCGAGTCAAAGAAGGCACGATGATGGGACACATCATCGAACACGTTGCCCTAGAACTCCAGGAACTCGCTGGGATGCCATCTGGCTTTGGTCGTACCCGCGAAACAGCCACCCCAGGCATTTACCAGGTGGTCATTGAGTACCACGATGAACAAGCCGGTCGCTATGCCTCCAGAGCCGCCGTGCGCCTTTGTCAGAGTATTGTAGACACCGGCACCTACTCCGCTCAGGAGTTAGCACAGGATCTCAAAGACCTGAGGGATTTCGCACGGGCTGCTGCCCTCGGTCCCAGCACCGAAACCATTGTCAAAGAAGCCGAAGCGCGGGGAATTCCCTGGATGCCTTTAAGCGTTCGCGCCATGATTCAGATAGGGTATGGCGTCTACCAGAAGCGGATGCAGGCGACTTTGAGCAACCACTCTAGCATTTTGGGTGTCGAACTTGCCTCCGACAAAGAAGGCACCAAAAAAATGTTGCGCCAAGCCGGGGTGCCGGTTCCGCGCGGCACGGTAATTCACTACCTGGACGAACTTGAAGACGCCATTCAAGAGGTGGGGGGATATCCAATCGTCCTCAAGCCCCTCGACGGCAACCACGGACGGGGCATTACTATCAATATCACCGACTTCCAACAAGCAGAAGAAGCCTATGATGCTGCCAAGAGTGCTTCTAAAACTCGCTCGGTGATTGTTGAACGCTACTATACTGGAAGCGACCACCGAGTATTGGTGGTCAACGGCAAATTGGTGGCAGTTGCGGAACGAGTCCCCGCCCATGTGGTAGGAGATGGCACATCCAGCATCGAGCAATTGATTGAGCTAACCAATAGCGATCCCCATCGGGGTGAAGGGCACGATAACATCCTCACCAAAATTGAAGTAGATCGCACCACCTTCACGCTGTTGCAACGGCAGGGGTATACCCTGGAGACCGTGCTACCCGCCGGAGAGATTTGTTATCTGCGGGCAACCGCCAACCTCAGCACTGGCGGGATTGCTGTTGACCGGACTGACGAGATCCATCCCGAAAATATCTGGCTTTGCGAACGAGTCGCCAAGATTATCGGGTTGGATATTGCTGGAATTGATGTGGTGACATCCGATATCAGCAAACCCTTGCGAGAAATGGATGGGGTGATTGTTGAGGTGAACGCCGCCCCCGGATTCCGGATGCACGTTTGTCCCAGCCAGGGTTTGCCGCGAAATGTAGCTGCCCCAGTGCTAGATATGCTCTTTCCGCCTGGAGCGCCCACTCGCGTTCCCATCATTTCCATTACTGGCACCAACGGTAAAACAACAACGACTCGTCTAATTGCCCACATCTTCAAGCAGACGGGGAAAACGATTGGCTACACTACCACCGATGGCACTTACATTGGGGATTATATGGTGGAACCGGGGGATAACACCGGCCCTCAAAGTGCCCAGCTGATTCTTTCAGATCCCACGGTAGAAGTGGCGGTGCTAGAAACGGCGCGGGGGGGGATTCTCCGCTCTGGTTTAGCCTTCAGTGCCTCTGATGTGGGTGTCGTCTTAAACGTGGCTGCCGACCACCTGGGAATTGGCGATATTGAAACGATCGAAGATATGGCTCATCTCAAGAGCGTCGTGGTGGAATCGGTGATGCCAGAAGGCTATGCCGTCCTGAACGCCGACGATCCCTTGGTAGCAGCGATGGCGCGGCGGGTGCAAGGACAAGTAGCTTATTTCACCATGAATCCAGAAAATGAGCTGGTGCGAGAACATACCCGTCGGGGCGGTTTGGCAGCGGCTTATGAAAATGGCTATTTGTCGATTTTGAAGGGAGATTGGGTACTACGGATTGAACAAGCGGTGAATGTGCCGCTGACGATGGGGGCACGGGCACCTTTTCAGATTGCCAACGCGCTAGCGGCGAGTTTGGCGGCTTTTGCGGAAGGGGTGAAGATTGAGGAAATTCGTCAGGGCTTAAATACGTTCCGCGCTTCAACCGCTCAGACACCAGGACGGATGAATATGTTCGAGATGGGCAAATATAATGCTCTGATCGATTATGCTCACAATGCAGCCAGCTATGAGGCGTTAGGTGGTTTTGTCCGCAACTGGCCTGGTGAGAGAATTGGTGTGGTAGGTGGCCCTGGCGATCGCCGCGACGAAGATTTCATCACGCTGGGCATACTCTCGGCTAATATGTTTGACCGCATCATCATCAAGGAAGATGATGATACGCGGGGGCGTCCTCGCGGTGAGGCAGCTGCCTTAATCTCTCAGGGAATTCAGCAAGAAAAGCCAGATTGCCGGTATGAAACCATTCTGGATGAGACAACCGCCATAAATACGGCGCTGGATCAAGCACCAGAAGGCAGTTTGGTGGTCATTTTGCCAGAAAGCGTCACCCGTGCGATTAGCTTAATTGAGGCGCGTCGTCCTCAAGGGGAAAACGGACATCAGCCGGTTGCACCGTCGATAGAAAATCAAAATAGCTTGAAGGCGTCTGTAGCACAGACCCTTTAA